A genomic region of Trypanosoma brucei brucei TREU927 chromosome 3, complete sequence contains the following coding sequences:
- a CDS encoding zinc finger protein 2, putative, which yields MQGYFAVNPPLLPAGWQIAYTANGQPYYLDHNTKTTHWNLPETVGYSFGGYYDPVMVAGGNRGGRGGRGGRNGIDQGKRKTKMCIYWEKNGECSWGDRCAFAHGPGELRASVGPDSSQMQQVGHDVPPMA from the coding sequence aTGCAGGGCTATTTTGCAGTAAATCCGCCTCTTCTTCCAGCAGGTTGGCAAATAGCATACACCGCAAATGGACAGCCTTATTATTTGGATCATAATACTAAGACAACGCATTGGAATTTACCAGAAACTGTCGGCTATTCGTTTGGCGGATATTATGATCCGGTGATGGTAGCTGGTGGGAATCGTGGCGGTCGTGGTGGCCGTGGTGGTCGTAATGGTATTGATCAGGGGAAACGCAAAACTAAAATGTGTATTTATTGGGAAAAGAATGGAGAATGCAGTTGGGGTGACAGATGTGCTTTTGCGCATGGGCCTGGTGAATTACGGGCTTCTGTCGGACCGGATTCTTCGCAAATGCAACAGGTGGGACATGATGTTCCGCCCATGGCATAA
- a CDS encoding protein kinase, putative, producing the protein MENYQLLNQLGDGTFGCVVKALHKSSGQFVAIKKMKQKYYSWDECMKLPEVVVVRRVHGHPNIVKMREVIREKNELFFVFEFMDGDLLGVIRRAKQMQSYGSGTSGPALAYPKIKSYTFQILQSLAYLHRAGYFHRDMKPENLLVRKDPSTSAQEIVKLADFGLVKEIRARPPYTDYVSTRWYRAPELLLQDRCYSSPVDIWAVGCIIAEMITTRPLFAGSNEVDQLHKIMAVLGSPNESVWPNGMVLAKKIRYNFPSINGVGLERVMPPHVPPHAMDLMKQMLNYDPKRRPTAQQCLQHPYFNVGVDEENFAPTNVPKQMAEALKKHTSGPQSAPSGAVVPNSDTKGDRPPVGATTAVPKAGGPSNSPPVVPQQNSYSPSNESSDRKPDVQPKFGSNVKTTLANMKTSPLPPEAKPGKFSPSNNKEIPSRTVAQPPPASNNDELDLDGLIDDFAGELKTLGLHPQQKQHGSTSLQSNATPGKDITNCGSSGSQRKSGVDFAKPPPMEGGMVATLLNSTRYKLSSFQSSENKTYTNSLGKAHPQGNSPATLASVGPSVGSQAVSPSIKALLAKHREHNQGSNS; encoded by the coding sequence aTGGAGAACTACCAACTTCTCAATCAGTTAGGAGATGGAACCTTCGGGTGTGTAGTGAAGGCATTGCACAAGTCATCAGGTCAGTTCGTTGctattaaaaaaatgaaacaaaagtatTACAGCTGGGATGAATGCATGAAACTCCCggaggttgttgttgtgcgtCGTGTGCACGGCCACCCCAACATTGTGAAAATGAGGGAGGTGATTCGGGAGAAAAAtgaattgttttttgtttttgaattcATGGATGGGGATTTGCTGGGTGTTATTCGGAGAGCCAAACAGATGCAGAGCTATGGCTCCGGAACCAGTGGTCCTGCGTTAGCATACCCCAAAATCAAAAGTTATACATTTCAAATTTTGCAGTCGCTCGCGTATTTACACCGCGCTGGGTACTTTCATAGAGACATGAAACCGGAAAATTTACTGGTACGAAAGGACCCATCCACTAGCGCACAGGAAATAGTTAAGCTTGCTGACTTTGGTCTCGTTAAGGAAATACGAGCGCGGCCGCCCTACACGGATTATGTTTCAACACGGTGGTATCGAGCACCGGAATTACTTTTGCAAGACAGATGTTACAGCTCCCCCGTAGACATATGGGCGGTGGGTTGTATAATAGCGGAAATGATAACCACCCGCCCGCTCTTTGCGGGTAGCAACGAGGTGGACCAACTGCATAAAATAATGGCCGTTTTGGGATCACCCAATGAAAGCGTGTGGCCCAATGGTATGGTTCTTGCAAAGAAGATTCGTTACAATTTTCCTTCCATCAATGGTGTGGGCTTAGAGCGTGTCATGCCGCCCCATGTACCACCGCATGCCATGGACTTGATGAAGCAAATGTTGAATTACGACCCAAAGAGGCGGCCGACTGCTCAGCAGTGTTTACAACATCCGTACTTTAATGTTGGGGTTGATGAAGAGAATTTCGCTCCAACGAATGTTCCAAAACAGATGGCAGAGGCACTGAAGAAACACACTAGCGGACCGCAAAGCGCCCCGTCAGGTGCAGTTGTTCCGAATTCCGATACAAAAGGGGATCGCCCACCTGTTGGGGCCACAACTGCGGTACCGAAGGCGGGAGGTCCATCGAATAGTCCACCGGTGGTACCGCAGCAGAACTCGTACAGTCCCAGTAACGAATCCTCCGATCGAAAACCCGACGTTCAGCCGAAGTTTGGTTCAAATGTAAAAACGACCCTTGCAAATATGAAGACGTCTCCTCTCCCACCGGAGGCAAAGCCAGGAAAGTTTTCTCCTtcaaataacaaagaaatcCCTTCTAGGACGGTTGCGCAACCTCCTCCCGCTTCTAACAATGATGAGTTAGACTTAGACGGACTTATAGACGATTTTGCCGGGGAGTTGAAGACGTTGGGCCTCCATCctcagcagaagcagcacgGCTCCACTTCACTTCAAAGCAATGCGACTCCGGGGAAAGATATTACCAATTGTGGATCATCCGGTAGTCAACGCAAGAGCGGGGTCGATTTTGCCAAACCCCCACCAATGGAAGGTGGCATGGTGGCAACACTTCTCAACTCAACACGATATAAACTTTCGTCTTTTCAGTCGTCGGAGAATAAAACTTATACCAATTCTCTCGGTAAGGCACACCCGCAGGGCAACTCACCCGCTACACTCGCCAGCGTAGGACCTTCCGTCGGGTCCCAAGCGGTTTCCCCATCTATCAAAGCATTGTTAGCGAAGCACCGGGAGCACAACCAAGGTTCCAACAGTTAG
- a CDS encoding cytochrome P450, putative (similar to SP:O48921: Cytochrome P450 97B2 (EC 1.14.-.-). {Glycine max}), producing the protein MAVITNTSSLNGGFVSGSFMFLNDIFLYYSTSDLIWVGFMSMLMFIIMLWLSNVVVPAIRMDRYLANIPRAPGGLPVLGHALELLEGSPSSKMASWSLRPWKAKRENTVAVTKAGTNRIVAFTVFSQRVVYINEPALIKRVLLSNQRNYTKDIASSYKHFMCLLGNGLVTAEGHKWRKGRLMLSHSLRIDILEDMPEMTMRAVGRIMEKLRTVGSGVPFLDLNEEFRHLTLQVIGETVLSLSAEETDRIFPTLYLPIVHECNRRVWEPWRAFMFFSDGFRERRRCLKRLNAVICDIIQERWRQRNEGSQKDVMSLCLSQVDALDNNMLLQLRDDVKTLLLAGHETSAALLTWATYEVICHPEIRDKVVEEAKALFDPAHCDRTMETPEGVWGIPSASAVRSSLRWTPAVLRETLRKHSVVPLVMRVAVNNDKWPASETGLDKDVVIPAGCSVAVGIEGVHQRPDIWEDPGSFNPERFLDVAIPNDTNSPPTGEKYEKRIDPYAFIPFINGPRNCLGQHLSMMETQVALAYLFLNWDLQLHGAVSQSDTEINKELQQEVGRPHKFLIPIVPGNGLKVVGHPRPRY; encoded by the coding sequence ATGGCTGTAATAACGAATACCTCAAGTCTTAATGGAGGGTTCGTTTCGGGGTCATTTATGTTTCTTAACGATATTTTTTTATACTATTCAACGAGTGACCTTATTTGGGTGGGTTTCATGTCAATGTTGATGTTCATTATAATGTTGTGGTTGTCCAACGTTGTGGTGCCGGCTATTCGTATGGACCGTTACTTGGCGAATATTCCACGCGCTCCTGGCGGGCTTCCGGTGTTGGGTCACGCTTTAGAACTTTTGGAAGGTTCTCCGTCTTCTAAAATGGCCTCATGGAGTCTTAGGCCATGGAAggcaaagagagaaaatacgGTGGCAGTAACCAAAGCAGGAACTAATCGAATCGTGGCATTTACTGTTTTTAGTCAGCGCGTGGTGTACATTAATGAACCAGCTCTCATCAAGCGTGTGCTGCTCAGCAACCAGCGGAATTATACGAAAGATATCGCATCGTCATACAAACACTTCATGTGTCTCCTTGGGAATGGTCTAGTTACAGCTGAGGGGCATAAATGGAGAAAGGGACGACTCATGCTTTCACATTCACTGCGAATTGATATTCTTGAGGATATGCCTGAAATGACTATGAGGGCTGTTGGAAGAATAATGGAGAAATTGCGAACTGTCGGCAGTGGGGTTCCGTTTTTAGACCTTAACGAAGAATTTCGGCACCTGACGTTACAGGTGATTGGAGAGACGGTGTTGTCCCTGAGCGCTGAGGAAACGGATCGCATTTTTCCAACCCTCTATTTGCCAATTGTACACGAGTGTAACCGCCGAGTTTGGGAGCCGTGGCGCGCCTTCATGTTCTTTTCCGATGGCTTTCGAGAGCGGCGCAGGTGTTTGAAGCGACTTAATGCAGTCATCTGCGACATCATTCAGGAGCGCTGGAGGCAACGAAATGAAGGTTCTCAGAAAGATGTCATGTCCCTTTGTTTGTCGCAAGTTGATGCTCTCGATAATAATATGCTCCTCCAGCTTCGAGACGATGTGAAGACGTTACTTCTTGCTGGTCATGAGACATCTGCAGCGTTGCTCACATGGGCCACTTACGAAGTTATATGCCATCCAGAAATACGGGACAAGGtggtggaggaggcgaagGCACTTTTTGATCCGGCGCATTGCGACAGAACTATGGAAACACCAGAAGGTGTGTGGGGCATTCCATCCGCATCTGCTGTACGGAGCTCACTGCGCTGGACGCCTGCTGTTCTGCGTGAAACATTGCGTAAACATAGCGTTGTTCCGTTGGTAATGCGGGTGGCTGTCAATAACGATAAGTGGCCTGCTTCTGAAACAGGCCTCGATAAAGATGTTGTTATTCCTGCCGGCTGTTCGGTAGCCGTGGGAATTGAGGGCGTTCATCAGCGGCCAGATATCTGGGAAGATCCTGGATCATTCAATCCAGAACGATTTCTCGATGTCGCCATACCGAATGACACAAATTCACCACCAACTGGTGAAAAGTACGAGAAACGCATCGACCCGTATGCGTTTATTCCTTTCATCAACGGTCCCCGTAACTGCCTCGGGCAGCATCTTTCCATGATGGAAACCCAAGTTGCCCTGGCTTATTTATTTCTCAACTGGGATCTGCAGTTGCATGGCGCCGTCTCTCAAAGTGATACCGAAATCAACAAGGAACTTCAGCAGGAAGTGGGACGGCCGCATAAGTTTCTTATACCGATTGTACCTGGTAATGGTCTAAAGGTGGTGGGCCATCCGCGACCTCGTTATTAA